The Episyrphus balteatus chromosome 3, idEpiBalt1.1, whole genome shotgun sequence genome segment aacacttttttaatgcaaaaaacacgtaaacgcgattcaatttaaaaaatcactacaatttgatttgttttcttctctatttatttgtttgacatacgtcaacttttcatttgacagaactcatatttctgccggaagaaattctttgggttaaatttgtcagggtggggaaattttttactctctcgtgagcgctctcttctacacaatttttgatgttgggaacagactctgaccaaaaataaccaaaaattactaaattcggcagttgcaaactgagtgtggaacggacctattaataactcaaaattcttgatttttgagttatgacagtattcaagtaaatgagTGATACCTAGTACAAAGTACATTTCTGCCTACATTGGCCTAACAACGTATTTACCAAAGCAGGCTTAAATgtgttatttgtttaaaaagctgctctttaaaataatttttttgttttttgaaaatagatatatacatacatagttCTTATataagtttaaatattttagcgAATCTGCTTCCAATCCATACTAAATATGTTGACCAACACTTACTGATCGGAACTATTTTCCTAATTGTAGTGAAGCAGCAGTATCCAGTTTTCCTTATTGCCGTGAAtctagtttaaatttttcaacatcAGCGACAGCGTACAGTGAGGACGATGCAGAGTACGGAATCGGAAGACGAAACAAAACGTCGAGGGTAAATATACATTTTAGCAACAAtactattatttaaaaaaaaacttacaagaTTTTTTTAAGTACCGGGCTTATGTGTTTTAAAAGAATGTTTTATACAAATATAAGGAGGTCTAGCGTGCATTTGGGCCGCCTGGGCAGACccgatttttgtatttaatactttttaacgCTGCAAatctaaaatagaaaaaatttcttgGGTGTAAAGTATGTGTCAGTGTCAGCTCtgtaaatttgtatttactGGTCAAATAACGACAAAATTCTCGGTAAGTTGAAATAATGCCTTTTTAGTACTTTTAACACTGCGAGCCCAAGATGGCAACACTTCTGAGTTAGCACCTATTGATTTCTGAGACGCTTCCATGAGCTGAGGTTTAGCGGTTGTCTTTTGATGTTATTGATGTAGAGATGGATGATTTGGACTTGGATcatgaggaaaataaaacacagctattattttagataattttattgtgaataattaaataaaaacggtACCAACATCTTTTCCACGAATTTTTATGATAAAGACATACACCCGAACATATTCCATGAAAAAATGTTGTCCcgcaaaaaatgcaatttcatACTTGCGCTATTAATATACCTAGTAACTAAaacgtttttgtataaaaattttcattgaaatcggttgTTTCGTTTACGAgcaagtcagaaatcaagaaaacggttttatggcaagTTCTGTGTATAGCGGTCCTAAAAAGGCCGACATtacatgcattttttgaaataaaaatcgttagagccgtttttgagaaaaacaactttttccaTTTGAGTCATATGTTAAGTTACGttaattttggttctaaaacaaaaatttccatGTGCTTTTTAGGGAATCAACAAGAACCCTTATCTACAAAGATTGAAGTAATTACCTTCAGTggtttaagcctagtacgcagctgaagcgaaacgaaattttccatacaaaattgcgTTAGcaaaatcttgaacgaaattaattttgtttgattattgctttaaaacttattttctgatgttttttcttgaatttttgtatttttttttgatggagacttgaacatttttcgtttcgcttcagctacGTACTAGGCTTTAGGCTGCAGCTCGTGATAAATACTTGCTCGTGATAAAGAATATCGAAACTCActctttttgcattctctacTATCGTAATGTCTTGTCTGATTGCCATCTCGagtacattttttttccgaatcGTACACTTGCCCTTATAATACCTTcatcgaaagttaaaaacaagataGTAACCAAGCCCATAACGAGATTTCTGATATATGAAATATGAGTAGCCTCATTCTTGGTGCCTTCAAtgattttttcttctgtttaaaATGTGTTCTATACAAAATACAAGTCAAACCTTCCTTGAACTAAAGTATAAAATActtatcttaaattaaaattatattttattctgAACTACAAATTATTAAAGccctttaaattcttttttacagCAAGACCCACTTTCACATAGAATAATTGAAAAGAGACGACGCGATAGAATGAATTCTTGTCTAGCTGATTTATCTCGACTTATTCCACCACAATATCAGCGAAAAGGTCGTGGCCGAATAGAAAAGACAGAAATTATTGAAATGGCAATCCGTCATTTGAAGCACTTACAAAGTGAATGCGAACAAAAGGAGAACGAGTATCGTTTGGGATATACGGATTGTATGAAAGAAGCTGcaaaatttttatgtgatagcCAAATGCAGGAATTTTGCTACCGTATGCTAACACGTCTGCAAGAGCATTGTGACGAAACCCTTctgaaaagtaaatattttcatttataaaaataataattaatgtaTAATAACACACATTGAGAGGGAGACTGAAGtatgttgagttttttttttaattaaggggTTTTcactatttataatttttcattcaataaaAAGATTCCATAAAAAAATGACAACGAAATcacgaataaaatattttcgtgtgtacacgcgattgaagtAAGGTATACTTTTCACTCACAGAAATTCATTTAGTTCATACCATACGGTTTTACAATTGTGACCACTAGATGGTGCTACTTGTTAATCCCATTGGCATTTCTTTTCAAACAGAAAATTTTCTTACCACAACTCCGCAAAAGAAGTATCCTGAGGAGATTTACTTGTCATAAGCAATGTTCCGAACATTATTTACTgaacaaaaaattgcttttaagtcgattttttttctactaatggcgttttcgattggtagtccggaagcgtccggaatcattctgaaagcgttttattcgcacaaaactaatagttttgtgtgaataaaactttttcagaatgattccggacgcttccagacttccaatcgaaaacgccataaggcaaatgagatgattttgataaaattttccaAACTAGCTTCTAAATGACATAATTTCCCACATAAATctcaaatttgaaattcaatattttcgcttaattttgaagaaaagcgCTTGGAAATTAAGTCACAACTCTACAAACACATCTTGTTGGCACTCCATtgttgaatttatatttttggtgATAAATCGAAAATCTCCAATTTATTCCAATACTGCCGCtgttaagtttcaaaaaattttgaacagaataaaatatctgaaaaaagtattttgattttattttttcaaagtatACCTACTGATTTGTTTAAAGTTTTCTTAGGAATGTCACCTAATAGTTGCCCTGAATAATTTTTTGGCTCAAATTCAGATGCGTCCAACACTCCTTAGACGAAAATTACCCATTCGAATCATTTAAATGTACATCAGAACTTGCCACTTTAGTATGAGCCTGAATACAATTTCACTGGACTATATTGTGGACATtcttttaaacgattttttttttcaaaatcttagctTTTCTATTAGATCGAGTAAGCTGCCACGTCCAAAATGTATCAGTcgaaatatacatatgtatatttttgttcaaagtaaattaatttgttagtttattatttatttatttttttatttgtttcttaaatattaatatatttCCTAATTATTGTTTATACACTgactaatttatttaaatatttgcttatttatttatttatttatttttcttatttatgaattgatatttttattgattccTTTATTTTTAGCTATAACTTTTTTAAGACTGATTAAAGAtgattttaaaaactcattggTGGTTTTGTACTTCAAACCACCCCTTCTCAATCTAGTGAATATTCAgagattataattattttttaaattaaggtgtttttaattatttttctccAAGCATAATTAAGTAAAGCACTGATTtgttcatatttatttaacataaCTCTGTTAATTTTgcaatatatttttaagaattaaaatagTATTAGATTTTGCtacaataaaacaatatataaatatatatttatttattaacactgaTGAAAATAAGatgaatattttattcaattattgTTTGAatctaggccaaagttgtattttaaacattttattcacCTTGTTGTTTCTCAATATAAACACAAAAGGAATTTACATTTAAACTGAACTTACCATGAGGCGCGTTCCGATAGAACTTGTCTACCATCATCAGCGCACTCGATTTATTAAAAGTGTCATCTTTTTCTTGTAGGTTTATACATCCTATACAGCATCACTGGTGCGTGTGCAAGTCATTGCTTAAAACACGGGTTTGAACATAGATAATCGACGACGCgacggtgttttttttataccgAAGTTGTAGTAAGCATTATTTGCACGTTGTAcacgtacactgtggcgtatacgtgcccttttttatttcttttaaccTCATAAGCAAAAGTACAGAGGGGATAAGACAGTTAATCAAGCAAGAAAGTTAAAGTTCATGCAAGCTGGCCATATGACACATTGTTTCAAAGTATTTTATAATGCTTAATAAAGGAATGAGACCCAAAACGATCCGtctaaaaaagtttattatatttattaagtAGAAGTGAGAAGGATTTGAAGAAACAAAAGTAAGAAGTTACACTGTTACTCTAACAGCCTAAAAAAACACTACTCCGCTTAGAATTAAGAATTCCGTGAGAGAGAAAAATATTCGTGTTTTGGATAGCTATTGGCTCTTTTCGTTTAGTTGCAAATGAGTAGACTTAGTAATGTAAAGGTTTGTaacttttgtttggtttttgtatttttggtttTCCTTCTAATACAAAAGAGATACCGTTGTGTTTCATGTGACACACGTGTGAATTTTGGCTtttcgtaaatttaatttttaaataaattgtttccgGAGTAATAAGATTGGTTCTtactaatttttcattttggtttctttcccagaacacattttttcacaaaaaggaaaaaaaaaaattggtagatTGGTATACATCATTTCTAAGTCATTTACGATTAAGAGAGAACCTTGTTCGTTTTGCAAGTCTTGTTCGGAAGCAAAAGTATTCCAGGTTCAACTCACGGCTTATGCCGTGATTCTTATAAATATAATTGTACGCAATTcaaggcttgaccacaccgaAAGGTATGCGGAAGCGGTACGAGtacttataagaaaaaaattcacatcCACATCCTAATATTGATGTTTCCAGTTTGACCCTTTCGATGTGATCAAGCCTTCAGTAATAAGAGGAAAACATTCAGTaaaaagagagaaagagaaaattgcacagttgttgttgttttaacaGGAACGAAATCCTTTCAAAATAATCCGAAACAGCAAATTTGAAGCAAAGAAAATTTGTTGATTTTCAGCCATTGCAAAAGTTTAAGCGTCAATTTTCAGCCAATTTCTTACatgtttagaagatatttagaAATATCAATATGCATTAAACattctatataaaaattttgtatagacaaatttttgaaaaaaaaattacttagaaCAAGCTCCATTTTCtttagggatttttttttagtacatccgattgccgaaaaaaaataaattggaagCGCTTGGGAAATTATCGGTGTTACTTccatattataataataataaatatataataataaaaaataaatgaataataaaaaaagaactaagCATCAACGATATTGTACTTTTTTCAGATAACTATTCAAAAGGACGTTGCCATCCAGATAATATTAGCGCGACTAGTGATAGTCCACACAATGGATGCCATCCCACCCATTTGTCTCAACTACGTGATATTTTAGCATCTGACGTGGAGCATAGCAGTAGCATAGACCACAACGACATCAAAGATCTAAGTTTTCGCTGTTCTCATTCCCACCAAACTCCTTTGATAACATCAACAGCACCGCCATCACTTCATCACGATTCCAGCAATCATGATTTCGAATGGTCTCGAGAGCCACTTATACATAGTGAAACAGCAAATATGCACTCGCCGCCCCCAAACCCAAACAACTCTGATGACAACTTACTGATACAAGCGGCTCGTATGCGCAATTTTTCGGAATCATCCCACGATATAGAGCATAACAACAACTACAAGTACAAAAACCACATTAAAGAGCGATTCAACCAGGATCATCTGCACGATGAAACATCAAGTGAACACTGTACTCCTACGCATATCCAAAGTGATTTATCAGACCACTCGAAAGATGATATTGAGATTGAAAGTTCGATGGATAAAAAACGTAAAACTGAAAATGGTGAAGTTATACGTGTGCCAGCAGCCACAACAGCACCTAGCGAAATAAAGGAGCTTTCATTCAGTAACATTAAATCTGAACTGAGCAACAATAGTACAACACTTATCGTAACTGCAAAACATCCATTAATTCCTTCAACTCCCTTACCCAGTCGACCCTTTACTGTTCCTATATTTGCTCTACACGGTCAAGGTACCTACTACGTTCCACTGAACATAGATTACAATAGTCTGCGTCCATGTCTTAATGGAATTGATCTACTAGAGAAGAGTTGTGTACCAATGCCAGCCCTTCATCCAATCAATATAAATGTTGACTTTGCACCCGCAAGGCACcaaattaataaaactaaaattgaagCAAACGGAAATGGGTGGTAGAGGAGAAGACTCGTGCTAATAACACGGCATTAAATACCTCAGGTTACTTCCTAAAAGAAAACATCCACTTatgaactaaaattaaaaaaaagaaaaaaataattatatttgctaGATTTTTTAGTGAACTGAATAgttaacaaattattatttataatgtaTCAAATTCAACACAAACATttgaaatgatttaaaaaaaaaaaaactgtttataaaCTAAGCTTTTTTAACAGTCATTATTATTCAGTTTTAAGATCATACAGtcctaattttttaaattcgaaaatttaaatCTTCTTATCGTAAATGATATCAAAAATTGTTTCTGAATCTCAGTACCTACTCCCGTTTCCCCAATTCGGAATTTCCCatacatttgtttttgtatgtatgtatatttgtaTGTATATTTCATTCGTGTAATGTGTGAGAATAAACATTATATGTTGTATACCTTGTAAAAACCAGCTGTATCTCAAAATATCAGCTGGAATTAAAACCATATAAATTCGTGGATAGTCTTTTAAAGTACGTTTTTTATAATAACTAAAGGTCCAGCTATAATATTCACTAGCGGACAAGGCAGAATTACATT includes the following:
- the LOC129916893 gene encoding transcription factor cwo isoform X2, with product MNSCLADLSRLIPPQYQRKGRGRIEKTEIIEMAIRHLKHLQSECEQKENEYRLGYTDCMKEAAKFLCDSQMQEFCYRMLTRLQEHCDETLLKNNYSKGRCHPDNISATSDSPHNGCHPTHLSQLRDILASDVEHSSSIDHNDIKDLSFRCSHSHQTPLITSTAPPSLHHDSSNHDFEWSREPLIHSETANMHSPPPNPNNSDDNLLIQAARMRNFSESSHDIEHNNNYKYKNHIKERFNQDHLHDETSSEHCTPTHIQSDLSDHSKDDIEIESSMDKKRKTENGEVIRVPAATTAPSEIKELSFSNIKSELSNNSTTLIVTAKHPLIPSTPLPSRPFTVPIFALHGQGTYYVPLNIDYNSLRPCLNGIDLLEKSCVPMPALHPININVDFAPARHQINKTKIEANGNGW
- the LOC129916893 gene encoding transcription factor cwo isoform X1, which encodes MEPYWEANRKTPHSMKYESEAAVSSFPYCRESSLNFSTSATAYSEDDAEYGIGRRNKTSRQDPLSHRIIEKRRRDRMNSCLADLSRLIPPQYQRKGRGRIEKTEIIEMAIRHLKHLQSECEQKENEYRLGYTDCMKEAAKFLCDSQMQEFCYRMLTRLQEHCDETLLKNNYSKGRCHPDNISATSDSPHNGCHPTHLSQLRDILASDVEHSSSIDHNDIKDLSFRCSHSHQTPLITSTAPPSLHHDSSNHDFEWSREPLIHSETANMHSPPPNPNNSDDNLLIQAARMRNFSESSHDIEHNNNYKYKNHIKERFNQDHLHDETSSEHCTPTHIQSDLSDHSKDDIEIESSMDKKRKTENGEVIRVPAATTAPSEIKELSFSNIKSELSNNSTTLIVTAKHPLIPSTPLPSRPFTVPIFALHGQGTYYVPLNIDYNSLRPCLNGIDLLEKSCVPMPALHPININVDFAPARHQINKTKIEANGNGW